Proteins co-encoded in one Prescottella sp. R16 genomic window:
- a CDS encoding pitrilysin family protein, whose amino-acid sequence MASSLRGRPDRGSALDNRPRTGVRRTTLPGGLRVVTEHVPGVRSASVGIWVGVGSRDEQPTVAGAAHFLEHLLFKSTPTRTALDIAQVMDGVGGELNAFTSKEHTCFYAHVLDEDLPLAVDLVSDVVLRGRCRSSDVDVERQVVLEEIAMRDDDPEDLLGDAFLTALFGDHPVGRPVIGSIDSIETMSRTQLHSFHVRRYTPDRMVVAVAGNVEHEPTVELVRRAFDGHLGRDLDPAPRREGAIRLRTAPTLSLTNRDSEQAHLALGVRAFGRHEGHRWPLSVLNAAVGGGLSSRLFQEIREERGLAYSVYSGVDTFADTGAFSVYAGCQPENLGEVTTLIREVLANVASDGITDAECARSKGALRGSLVLGLEDTGSRMTRIGRSELNYGNHQSVTETLARIDEVTTDQVRDVARLLLQRPFAAAVVGPYRRKRDLPASVRGIVK is encoded by the coding sequence ATGGCTTCTTCTCTCCGCGGACGACCCGATCGGGGTTCCGCACTCGACAATCGTCCTCGGACCGGCGTCCGGCGCACCACGCTTCCCGGTGGCCTGCGGGTGGTGACCGAACACGTGCCGGGCGTCCGGTCGGCCTCGGTCGGTATCTGGGTGGGTGTCGGCTCGCGTGACGAGCAGCCCACGGTCGCCGGTGCCGCGCACTTCCTCGAGCACCTGCTGTTCAAATCCACCCCCACCCGGACCGCGCTCGACATCGCACAGGTGATGGACGGGGTCGGCGGCGAGCTCAACGCGTTCACGTCGAAGGAGCACACGTGCTTCTACGCGCACGTCCTCGACGAGGATCTGCCGCTCGCGGTGGATCTGGTGTCGGACGTGGTGCTGCGCGGCCGCTGCCGGTCGTCCGACGTCGACGTCGAACGGCAGGTGGTGCTCGAGGAGATCGCGATGCGCGACGACGACCCCGAGGACCTGCTCGGTGACGCGTTCCTGACCGCACTGTTCGGTGATCATCCGGTGGGTCGGCCGGTGATCGGCAGCATCGACTCCATCGAGACGATGAGCCGCACCCAGCTGCACTCGTTCCACGTGCGGCGGTACACCCCGGACCGGATGGTCGTCGCGGTGGCCGGCAACGTCGAGCACGAGCCCACCGTGGAACTGGTGCGCCGCGCGTTCGACGGGCATCTGGGCCGCGACCTCGATCCGGCACCGCGCCGCGAGGGGGCGATCCGGTTGCGGACCGCGCCGACACTGAGCCTGACGAACCGGGACAGCGAGCAGGCCCACCTGGCGCTGGGGGTGCGGGCGTTCGGCCGGCACGAGGGTCACCGGTGGCCGCTGTCGGTGCTCAACGCCGCCGTCGGCGGGGGACTGAGTTCGCGTCTGTTCCAAGAGATCCGAGAGGAACGCGGGCTCGCCTACTCCGTCTACTCGGGCGTCGACACGTTCGCCGACACCGGCGCGTTCTCGGTGTACGCGGGCTGCCAGCCCGAGAACCTCGGCGAGGTCACGACGCTGATCCGCGAGGTCCTCGCGAACGTCGCGTCCGACGGCATCACCGACGCCGAGTGCGCCCGATCGAAGGGGGCGCTGCGCGGTTCGCTCGTCCTCGGTCTCGAGGACACCGGTTCACGCATGACCCGGATCGGCCGCAGCGAACTGAACTACGGCAACCACCAGTCGGTCACCGAGACCCTCGCCCGGATCGACGAGGTCACCACCGACCAGGTCCGGGACGTCGCCCGACTCCTCCTGCAACGTCCGTTCGCGGCCGCCGTCGTCGGCCCGTACCGGCGGAAACGAGATCTTCCGGCATCGGTCCGGGGCATCGTGAAGTAG
- a CDS encoding SAM-dependent methyltransferase: MNELAEWDIVTGVGITALGVAAGRAMETHRDGALVADPYAEAFVEAAAPPVPFPTRLEAVAGETGIPWRSMADYMGVRSRFFDDWFASASCAGIGQSVLLAAGLDVRAYRLDWPDGSVVYELDAPKVLAFKDGVLTAQGARARADRRTVAVDLREDWAAALRDTGFDAGRPSAWLAEGLMPFLPNTAKERMLGTVTDLSAPGSMLAIEHIDDVRAMLSEDSFRETGERFGIDMAALWPDEDDFAPAAWLTERGWAVDTVRSSEVADRLGRTLDDPGHDPMRSSIFVTATRR, translated from the coding sequence ATGAACGAACTGGCGGAATGGGACATCGTGACCGGCGTCGGGATCACGGCGCTCGGGGTCGCGGCGGGCCGCGCGATGGAAACCCATCGGGACGGGGCACTGGTCGCCGACCCGTATGCGGAGGCCTTCGTGGAGGCGGCCGCGCCACCGGTACCGTTCCCGACCCGACTCGAGGCGGTCGCCGGCGAAACCGGGATTCCGTGGCGGTCGATGGCCGACTACATGGGGGTGCGGTCGAGATTCTTCGACGACTGGTTCGCGTCCGCGTCGTGCGCGGGCATCGGACAGTCGGTGCTGCTGGCCGCCGGCCTGGACGTGCGCGCCTACCGGCTGGACTGGCCCGACGGATCCGTCGTCTACGAACTCGATGCACCGAAAGTGCTGGCGTTCAAGGACGGTGTGCTCACCGCGCAGGGCGCCCGGGCGCGTGCCGACCGCCGTACCGTCGCGGTCGATCTGCGCGAGGACTGGGCGGCAGCCTTGCGGGACACCGGTTTCGATGCCGGACGCCCGTCCGCGTGGCTGGCCGAGGGGCTGATGCCGTTCCTGCCGAACACCGCCAAGGAGCGGATGCTGGGGACCGTCACCGACCTGTCCGCGCCCGGCAGCATGCTCGCGATCGAACACATCGACGACGTGCGAGCGATGTTGTCCGAGGACAGTTTCCGGGAAACCGGCGAGCGCTTCGGGATCGACATGGCGGCGCTGTGGCCCGACGAGGACGACTTCGCGCCCGCCGCCTGGCTCACGGAACGCGGCTGGGCCGTCGACACGGTCCGCTCGTCGGAGGTTGCGGACCGGCTCGGCCGGACCCTCGACGATCCCGGACACGACCCGATGCGATCCAGCATCTTCGTGACCGCGACCCGGCGCTGA
- the dapB gene encoding 4-hydroxy-tetrahydrodipicolinate reductase, translating into MNSAAPIRVGVLGAKGKVGRAMCEAVEQAADLELVAGVDQGDRIEHLVDQRAQVVIDFTHPDVVMGNLEFLIANGIHAVVGTTGFDDTRLAQVQSWLDDAPGVGVLIAPNFAIGAVLSMRFAAAAARFFDSVEVVELHHPNKADAPSGTAYRTAALIAEAREKAGRGPSPDATTTELEGARGADVNGVRVHSVRLAGLVAHQEVLLGTQGETLTIRHDSIDRNSFAPGVLLGVREIGQRPGLTIGIDPLLDL; encoded by the coding sequence GTGAATTCAGCAGCACCCATCAGGGTCGGTGTTCTCGGGGCCAAGGGCAAGGTCGGCCGGGCCATGTGCGAGGCCGTCGAGCAGGCCGCCGACCTGGAACTGGTCGCCGGCGTCGACCAGGGCGACCGGATCGAGCACCTCGTCGACCAGCGCGCGCAGGTCGTCATCGACTTCACCCACCCCGACGTCGTGATGGGCAACCTCGAGTTCCTGATCGCCAACGGGATCCACGCGGTCGTCGGCACCACCGGCTTCGACGACACCCGCCTCGCCCAGGTGCAGTCGTGGCTCGACGACGCCCCCGGTGTCGGCGTGCTCATCGCCCCCAACTTCGCGATCGGTGCGGTGCTGTCGATGCGGTTCGCCGCGGCCGCGGCACGGTTCTTCGACTCCGTCGAGGTCGTCGAACTGCACCACCCGAACAAGGCCGACGCGCCGTCGGGCACCGCGTACCGGACCGCCGCGCTCATCGCCGAGGCCCGGGAGAAGGCCGGTCGCGGCCCCAGCCCCGACGCCACCACCACCGAACTCGAGGGTGCTCGCGGCGCCGACGTGAACGGGGTACGGGTGCACTCGGTGCGCCTGGCCGGGCTCGTCGCACACCAGGAGGTGCTGCTCGGCACCCAGGGCGAAACCCTCACCATCCGCCACGACTCGATCGACCGGAACTCCTTCGCCCCCGGCGTGCTGCTGGGTGTTCGGGAGATCGGGCAGCGCCCCGGCCTCACCATCGGCATCGACCCCCTGCTGGACCTGTGA
- a CDS encoding flavodoxin family protein has translation MFEAVVSGATDPEIEGVEVVRRAALSVSASDFLEADGYLLGSPVNLGYISGGLKHAFDCSYYQILDSTRGRPFGLYLHGNEGTEGAENAVDRITAGLGWEKVAEYVVASNKPDKAALEACWELGATVAAQLMDG, from the coding sequence ATGTTCGAGGCCGTCGTCAGCGGTGCCACCGATCCCGAGATCGAGGGTGTCGAGGTGGTGCGCCGGGCCGCGCTGTCGGTGTCGGCGAGCGACTTCCTGGAGGCCGACGGCTACCTGCTCGGCTCGCCGGTGAACCTCGGCTACATCTCGGGCGGCCTCAAGCACGCCTTCGACTGCAGCTACTACCAGATCCTCGACTCGACGCGGGGCCGCCCGTTCGGTCTCTACCTCCACGGGAACGAGGGCACCGAGGGCGCCGAGAACGCGGTGGATCGGATCACCGCCGGACTCGGATGGGAGAAGGTCGCCGAGTACGTCGTCGCGTCGAACAAGCCGGACAAGGCTGCGCTGGAGGCGTGCTGGGAACTGGGGGCGACCGTCGCCGCGCAACTCATGGACGGCTGA
- a CDS encoding EthD domain-containing protein: MITAVALLARRPDLSYEQFVDYYENNHAKLIRSLLPQIRGYRRNYLDHGSRIGADGIGAPGFDVISEFVFDDRAAYDDMLATHARPDVKAAIEADEENFLDRTRTRMYLVDTRES, translated from the coding sequence ATGATCACGGCTGTTGCACTGCTCGCCCGCCGACCGGATCTGTCGTACGAACAGTTCGTCGACTACTACGAGAACAACCACGCGAAACTGATCCGGAGCCTGCTGCCGCAGATCCGCGGATACCGCCGCAACTATCTCGACCACGGCTCCCGGATCGGTGCGGACGGTATCGGCGCTCCCGGTTTCGACGTGATCAGTGAATTCGTGTTCGACGATCGCGCCGCCTACGACGACATGCTGGCCACGCACGCCCGGCCCGACGTGAAGGCCGCGATCGAGGCCGACGAGGAGAACTTCCTCGACCGCACCCGGACCCGGATGTATCTCGTCGACACGCGCGAGAGCTGA
- a CDS encoding MFS transporter, translating into MATFGSTTEGTVVPDEGGWSPRLIFSLASIVLVLELLSVSYMMVSMALPAITADFGTGQGAWLLTAFLLLGAVAAPLVGKLADMYGKRRLLLVCIAVSIVGSLLSAVATSYFVMIAGRALAGMLVPCLFLSYSLIRDVFPAKTVPLAVSIATAGMGLITVAAPFLAGWLIDGFGWRSIFWFFGVVLVVLAVMLVVSTPENTVRLRSRVDFLGAALLGAGLAGVLVSISFGPTWGWTEPSTLLYLVGGLALVAAWHATAKRVAEPLIRLDVLRRRPIFLTVTAAGSVYGVGALYSIMLPIMAMTPTALGLGYGYGLSAEGYAVFQVPIGVMTMVGGIAVGMLCGRGVPTRTLLAASMVVSGSGAVATAIEHNSKPWLLVFAGIVGLGMGLGYAAIPNILIVAAPPELQASTASIAGVVQSLVSGVMPVIAFAVMNNSFVAQLPPEATGGAVMYTDGGFVAAFLITAVTALLGVVAALALPRRIEQLELDDTPATAATMPARIAPAAG; encoded by the coding sequence ATGGCAACATTCGGCAGCACAACCGAGGGGACCGTCGTCCCGGACGAGGGCGGGTGGTCACCGCGCCTGATCTTCTCGCTGGCGTCGATCGTCCTCGTCCTCGAACTGCTCAGTGTCAGTTACATGATGGTCTCGATGGCACTACCCGCCATCACCGCCGATTTCGGCACCGGCCAGGGGGCCTGGCTGCTCACCGCCTTCCTCCTGCTGGGGGCGGTCGCGGCACCGCTCGTCGGGAAGCTGGCGGACATGTACGGCAAGCGCCGACTGCTGCTGGTCTGCATCGCGGTGTCGATCGTCGGTTCACTGCTGTCCGCGGTGGCGACCAGCTACTTCGTGATGATCGCGGGCCGGGCCCTGGCCGGGATGCTCGTCCCGTGCCTGTTCCTGAGCTATTCGCTCATCCGTGACGTCTTCCCCGCGAAAACGGTCCCGCTCGCGGTCAGTATCGCCACCGCCGGCATGGGCCTGATCACGGTGGCCGCCCCGTTCCTCGCCGGGTGGCTCATCGACGGGTTCGGGTGGCGCAGCATCTTCTGGTTCTTCGGTGTGGTCCTCGTCGTCCTCGCCGTCATGCTCGTCGTCAGCACCCCCGAGAACACGGTGCGCCTGCGGTCCCGGGTGGACTTCCTCGGCGCGGCCCTGCTGGGTGCCGGGCTCGCCGGCGTGCTGGTCTCCATCAGCTTCGGGCCCACCTGGGGCTGGACGGAGCCCTCGACACTGCTGTACCTCGTCGGCGGACTCGCGCTCGTCGCCGCGTGGCACGCGACCGCGAAGCGGGTGGCCGAACCGCTCATCCGGCTCGACGTGCTCCGGCGGCGTCCGATCTTCCTGACCGTGACCGCGGCGGGCAGCGTCTACGGGGTCGGCGCGCTGTACTCGATCATGTTGCCGATCATGGCGATGACACCGACGGCTCTCGGTCTCGGTTACGGCTACGGTCTCAGCGCGGAGGGCTACGCGGTGTTCCAGGTGCCCATCGGCGTCATGACGATGGTGGGCGGCATCGCCGTGGGAATGCTGTGCGGACGCGGCGTGCCGACCCGCACCCTGCTCGCCGCCAGCATGGTCGTCTCGGGCAGCGGCGCCGTGGCGACGGCGATCGAACACAACAGCAAGCCGTGGCTGCTGGTATTCGCCGGCATCGTCGGACTCGGCATGGGTCTCGGCTACGCGGCGATCCCCAACATCCTCATCGTCGCCGCCCCGCCGGAACTGCAGGCGTCGACGGCGAGCATCGCGGGAGTCGTCCAGAGCCTCGTCTCGGGCGTCATGCCGGTCATCGCCTTCGCGGTGATGAACAACTCGTTCGTCGCGCAGCTTCCCCCGGAGGCGACCGGCGGCGCCGTGATGTACACCGACGGTGGGTTCGTCGCCGCGTTCCTCATCACCGCCGTCACCGCTCTGCTGGGTGTGGTGGCCGCACTGGCCCTGCCGCGGCGTATCGAGCAACTCGAACTCGACGACACCCCGGCCACGGCCGCGACGATGCCCGCCCGCATCGCCCCGGCGGCCGGCTGA
- a CDS encoding DUF3105 domain-containing protein, with the protein MRIVRLTAAVAIATAAVGCATTVDGSATSDGFTPAASNPDPSRSIEGVTVVDYPPGDHVRTDQRVAYDHTPPFGGPHDAVWATCTGTVYGTPIRNENAVHSLEHGAVWITYDPARVSGADLDLLVARVEGRPYMLLSPYPTLPSAVSVQSWGHRLQLDDPADGRIDDFVDALRLNPNTYPEPGATCSTIPGMFDPSNPPPLRTDPPDPASPDTVPMN; encoded by the coding sequence GTGAGGATCGTTCGGCTGACGGCGGCGGTCGCGATCGCGACCGCCGCCGTCGGTTGCGCCACCACCGTCGACGGTTCGGCGACGTCCGACGGGTTCACCCCGGCGGCGTCGAATCCCGATCCGTCCCGCTCGATCGAGGGCGTCACCGTCGTCGACTATCCACCGGGCGATCACGTGCGGACGGATCAGCGGGTCGCCTACGACCACACTCCCCCGTTCGGTGGCCCGCACGATGCGGTGTGGGCGACGTGCACGGGCACGGTCTACGGCACACCGATCCGCAACGAGAACGCGGTGCATTCGCTCGAGCACGGCGCCGTGTGGATCACGTACGACCCGGCCCGGGTGTCCGGGGCCGATCTCGATCTGCTCGTGGCCCGCGTCGAGGGGCGACCGTACATGCTGCTGTCGCCGTACCCGACCCTGCCGAGTGCGGTGTCGGTGCAGTCGTGGGGTCACCGGTTGCAACTCGACGACCCCGCCGACGGGCGCATCGACGATTTCGTCGACGCGCTGCGGCTGAACCCGAACACGTACCCCGAGCCGGGTGCGACGTGTTCGACGATTCCCGGCATGTTCGATCCGTCGAATCCGCCGCCGCTGCGCACGGATCCCCCGGATCCGGCGTCCCCGGACACGGTGCCGATGAACTGA
- a CDS encoding SRPBCC family protein: MAVSGAKEFEVGAAPAEVMAALVAVERLPEWSSAHKKVIVESTHPDGRPQRVRMTVSILGINDEQVVDYSWNGDDSMSWTLVESTQQNSQDGAYKLAAKGDGTLVTFELTVDPKIPLPGFLLKKARNMALDTASKGLSAFVAK; encoded by the coding sequence ATGGCCGTTTCCGGCGCAAAGGAATTCGAGGTCGGGGCTGCCCCGGCAGAGGTGATGGCGGCACTGGTGGCCGTCGAGCGCCTGCCGGAGTGGTCGTCGGCACACAAGAAGGTGATCGTCGAGAGCACGCATCCGGACGGCCGCCCGCAGCGGGTGCGGATGACGGTGTCGATTCTCGGCATCAACGACGAGCAGGTCGTCGACTACTCGTGGAACGGCGACGACAGCATGTCGTGGACGCTCGTCGAGAGCACACAGCAGAACAGCCAGGACGGCGCCTACAAGCTCGCCGCGAAGGGTGACGGCACGCTCGTGACGTTCGAGCTCACGGTCGACCCGAAGATCCCGCTGCCCGGTTTCCTGCTGAAGAAGGCCCGGAACATGGCACTGGACACGGCCAGCAAGGGCCTGTCCGCGTTCGTCGCGAAGTAA